CTCCTTAAGTTGACTACCTGAAGAGCCTGATTTTTTTACTCTCTCTGAACCAGCAAGGTCCACAAAACTTAACTGCATATTGTATAAAAGTCACCATACTCgaatataaattaaactatgtacgaaatcaaatcaaataaaagaaaCTACAACAtgagaataaaataaaacatgatATCATTGACAAGGATAGTATGTCATGAATACCTTTCCCTTAGCAACAGATTGGGTTTGAAGATTGGTGCTTTCAATAACAATTGAAAGTATCAGATGAGACCTTGAACTTTCTTCATTCATTTGAGTACCAGAAGTATGCCTCCTTTCAGATCCTCTTTGAATTATACCTTGTAACTCCTCCAATGTTGAGATTGAAATAATTGTCACATTGTCTATGGATACCATTCCCTAAACATCACAAATtgatacacataacataaaagTAATGTTAACAAAACTCTTTAAATGTACTCTAAAACAAGCATCAATAAGAAGTAAATACATCTACAACTAACTTTAAAAGCTTATTTTAGCAAACACCTTATGAAAGAACAATCACCTTTGAATCTTTTTTAATATCCAACTTTAATGGTTTCACATTCTTTGGCAATAGAAGGTCCACAAGCGTATCTTGGTACAACTCCACCATATATGCCTGCATATTTGATGTCAAGAAGACCATAAAAGaccaaaaacatgaaaaaaagaaaaaggtaaaTATTTGTTTGGCTTGTATTAATTGTCAATATCTGGCAATTACCGTTAAAACTTACCTTTAATGAAAATGAGAACTTCTTGCTATCACgccttaatattttaaaaagttctgCAGTCGCTCGTGGTGTTAGTCCAGGATTATTTTCAGCGCCATATATTGTAAATGTCTTCCCAGAACCAGTTTGGCCATAGGCAAATATGCAAACATTATACCCATCCACAGCAGATTGAACCAAATACTAACATGAAAAGTCCAGGAAAAGAATGAATTATGAGTTGGTTGAAGAACCATAAACAAGCTATACAAAAACCTTAAACCAAGCTAGACAAAAAATTCATctgctaataaataaaaaaataaaacttacccTTGTGTCCTCAAATACATCATCTTGGGTGGCATTGCCATCAAATACACGATCATATACATGTTGTTTTGCTTTATCATCTTTCCATTGATGTTCAACTGTAAATTCATCTGTGCTTGTAATTATGCCTCTTTCCTTTTCAACAATTTCTTTCTCACTCAAAGGTCTCAAGCGACAGAAAACCCTGATCTTCCCTTTCATATCTAAATACATTGGTGGAGCATGTGTTAGTTAAAACAACATATAGATATATTCAAGTTGGGAAAGAAAATCAGTGACACAATGACAATGATTAATATGACAAGGAACAGTGGCTAGTTTAGCCATTTTATGAAAGTGATGCTGTATTTGATTAGAACTTCCTATGCATCGACTGCTTCTCTTCTCTCCTATCTACATTACctattatttcatttttcttcCCTACTTGTGCTTATAGATGTTGAAGAATGTTTCGTTAAtctaattactttttaatcaaATACTGTAcacattaatatttatttagttaCCTTTTGGTTTGCTTCAAGTTGGTATCTTgactagattttttttaatattacttGTAAATGTTATTGGATGACATAGTACGATTTGTGTGAGGTATTCTTGAATTTATTTCCAATAAATGAACCCAAACCATATTTACTGAACCAAAGCATGGCGTTTTCGTTTGGCTACCTTTCGTTTTTAAAACATTCAGTTTTGGTTGGACAATCACTACTATACATCATTCTAATATTGGCTACTTATAGCTAGACATGCATCCCTTAGCTAGTTAAGCATCTCAGCCTAAACAtcactattaaatatatatttgaagACAATGTCATGGTTTaccaattatattattattattattattattattattgccaaaaaaaaaagttattgtcattattatttattaaaattaagaaaggaCAAACAAATGACAACCCTATCAAACcggtaataaaatatttaactattttCGGGTTATGATAAGATTTCCAAATGATGTTAGATATGAACTTTAAAATCCAAAATCAATTCCAAGTAGTTTAATCTTTCAGGTCTAAGCCTCGGTTCAAACTGAGGATCAGTTCAGTTTAATAGTAAACTATTAGAATAATTTCCAATAGGATATAGGAGAATAATTTTCAATAACCTTCTATGGTATTATAGTAGCGCTtcctcaaaacttgttcttccttATAAAGTACTTCAAGCTCAGCAAGTTGAGCTCCTTGCATTTTCAATATGGCAGCAGTTTGCTCATTCTTCCTATCTATGTCCTGAAAGAATCAAAGAATAAAAGAACAAGAATTTTGAGAAACTAGTTTCTGTGAAACTAAACTAAAAAAATGTAATCATTCAGCAAAAACACATAACTTATACCTCTTTCATTTCTCTAAGCTCTTCTAATTCcttcatattattttgtaaGGTAGCCAAATCGGCTTCCCTAATTGCAAGTGTTGATTCAGCAGCAGCTAATTCTCGTGTAACCCCTTCCAACTTCTTTTCAAGTTCAATCACTCGTTGCTTTAACATCTTGCGTTCTTGTTCCAAGTTTTGCTCAAGAAATTCCATCTGCATTATGACCAACAAGAAAATCAAATCATTCTGTGAAACCAGCAATAAATTGATTAAGAGAATGTAAGAATTTATGAAAACCTCTTCAGCTTTCTTTTTCTCAAGCCTAGATATCTTCTGTTCTAGAGATACTTTTTCATCTGCCAAtcttttcatattttctttGGTAATATGTAACTCTTCATTGCGCAGTTTCAATTCATCTTGAAGCTTGTGTGGTACCTGTTTTATGCACAGTTCAAAATCATTTTAAATCACAAAACAAACTGAAGTCCAAATCTGATTTTAAAACTGCAGCAACAAACTAAACAATTCTACCTGATTATTAGTCCCAACCAAATCTTTTTTGGCATTATTCTCCGCAGCTAGGTTACCAAGAGTGGCCAATCtcatttccatgtttctcttcTCCAATAAAGCAGCCTGTATATAAAATATCGCTACTAAAGATAGATAAAATGATTAACAACAGGGATAATGCTGCAAAATTGTTTGTACTAACTTCAAGAGCTGTATCCTTTTCAGCACATATTGATCTAAGTCTATCCCGATCAGAACTGACTTCTGCTAACTTTTGCTTTTCAAATCTCAAAGTATCTTTCAGGCCTTCCAATTCCTCTTGCAATTTTACTTCTTGCATTTGCTTCTCATGCAATTCTTCTGATAACTGGATAAACATGTTTAAACTATTAAACTCATACCCAAGTTTGCAGGCAACTACAAATATCAAATCCTAGAAAGTATCTCAGTTTAAAGCTGCTTCACAATTAATCAACACCTTGGCCCTAgccaaaatgaaaaaataaataataataataaccaagCATACTGATACAAGCTAACTATCAAAGGCACAGTCCATGCAGGGTCGCAAAATACTAATCCAATAACATATCAAATTCTTTTAGTAACTAAAAAAAAGGTAAAGGAAAAACAACAATAGGCAGAAACAAAGAAACATGACAATGAATACATAGACAACTTCATTCATCTTTATTTCTTTAATATGTTTACCATCTAATAAAGCACATGCATCTTTTTTTCTTATCCTATAAAACTTTATGTTCCTTTTCCTATCTTCTCAGTAAATGTAATTTCTATTTTAACCTGTGCCCTAAATCATGGCTCAATTTTTTTTACTCTGCTACTATGAAAAGTACAAAAGCATCTCTAACAAATGTCCATTGAGTTCAGCGCATGACACCTCAATTTTTGTGCATCCTCAATCAAGACACCATTATCCTTTTACCAAAATTAATTTCCACGAAATTagaatttaaatgaaataaaatactTGATCTTTTGACCTCCTCTCCTACACGTTGATACATAGAAACCTAAGTCAAGTTCACCCCACATATACTAAATTATTCAAGAAAAAATTCCTAAAAGGATATATCTTTATTTAGAGAAACAAATAAGAAAATTCCTCAGCCCAGTAAAAAAACCAAATTAACCTAAATATGGAATAAATTCCTAAGCAACAAAACCCTGTACATAATTAGAACAGAAAATTCAACTTTATGTCTATGTTTtctaattaaaacaaaaaatcctaaattaaagttttaaatttttttttttaaaaaaagaaagaatagaAAATCAATACACACAAAAAAAActgatttcctttttcttcatGACTAATAGCTTTGGGAGATTCACAGTGTCATCCCAACACAGACAACAAACCACAATGccatataattcaataatggTGATGCAAACACATTCACAGCATGGAAACTCCATCATCACCAATATACAAACAAAGCATGCTATCAATGTTTGTTGTACATAATTAATAGCTATCATTACTCATTAGTTACCCGATCAGTATTCCTTTGAGACTCCTCAATACTTTTGGACAATTCCTGTACACGTTTCTCATACACTTCCACATTGAGAGGAGGCTTAAAACTATTAGAAAGATCTCCATTTACTATGCCACTTGCAGCAGACCGAGCTTTAGAATAACGGCGCAACATGACATCATTTATATGTGTCTGAAGAGCCACACAAATTTCTTCTCcctgaaaagaagaaaattttaaCTAAACCAAAGAATACAATATGGTCATAAAGCATATAAATTCAAGCTATGAGGAATCAACAAATAGGACAGTATTTAGAGTTGTTTGACCTGCTTGGTCTCAAATTGAAAAATGTGAAGAACACCTGCAACTCGCATCTTAAAGAAAACAGCAGTATTGCTACTACCAAATTGCATTATGTCTCTTAGCTCTGCTGAATGCAAATATTCTTTTGGAACTGGGCGGAAAAAATGCACCTATAGGAAAATGAATAAACAAACTGATCCAGAATGTGAAAAAACCTAACGTAGAACATTCTTAATGAAAGCATGGGCTCATGAAAGTAAAATGTTGAAGTTTTAAATCTCACCCCTCGCTTATTGATGCCCAAAATAATCCGTCCTGGCAAAAGTCCAATAGGATCATCAATCTTACGGACACTAAAGAACACTGAATTCCCATAAGGAAGTGTCCTCAATATTCTCAAAAATTGTTGTCTTGCATCATCTTTTGAAAGATGTTCCTACATGGCAACAAAACTTAGATATTAAAAGAAACATCTCATCAAATATGAATATTGATGCACAAGAAAAGAAGCGAATAGAAAAATGAGGGATATTCATCTAAATTTAGCAAACAAAAGACCAGGAAACAAATTCAGTAAGCTAGgctttgcagtaaaagtaaaaaacTAGGCAGTATAGAAAaacaataataagaaaaaagtgTGAAATATGAACTCATTTATTTTGTTTCTTACATataaataaacattaaaaacattgaaGGATTATGTATGTTGAATTAATAACTACAATGAAGCAAATTGGAGAAGAAGCCATATCACTAGAAGCTGGTTAATTGCAATACTTTATACCTTACATGGCACATTCTAGAGCTTATTGCTTTGTGGCAATAAACCACAGTCCTTAATCTAGAATGGATGGGAAACATAACATAgcagtaaaataaataatagaatatTAATTCAGATGGGTAGTTATGGGATTTGGACATCTTACTGAACACAACTCCTTGGATCAGTTTGGCCAGATTTGACCGAATATGAGGGGAGATAAAGATTTGTTGCTAACTTAAAGCCCAAAAAAAGTGGGTTTTAATAGTATTATTCTGATATGAAGTGTATAAATATAGACCTCCTCATTACTAGTACTGATTTTGTGGAAACTCTCAAACAAAAGAAATGAAAGGCGTTGTCAAGAAAACATAGCAAGTGTCAAATTATAATTGTGAAACAAAATAACAAGtgaaaaaatagtaaatttccAACAAGAATGCAAAAGAATTTATACACAACTCAAGAAGAAACATTTTCATAATCATATGTTTTACTGATCACTGTATCCCTAAGAAATATTAGCAAATTGTCAGCAGATTGACATCAATGTTCAGAAAAACCAGAATGCCAAAATATTTTGAGGCAAGAAAATATCATGAGTCATGACATCACGAAAAAGGAATTTCTAGATTTGGTTCCAACCATTGAACGGTATCGAGAAAGAATATCCAACTCCCATTCTCGCTTTCCACGGGTGATTGCAATTTGTCTAGGTAGGAACCGCTCAAGCAAGGAAGTCCAATCGCTGCAGAATGTTAACTCAACATCAAAATTCAATGAAACAGTAAGAAGAGATGCAATGCAACACTTAATTAACACTTTATCTTAGCAACTATGAAACCAAAACAAAGTTGGCACAAAATTGGAAATTGAAACAGCCAACTTTAGCTAGTTTGACAAAGGAATAGAAATACGAACGTGCATGATTCAGGGCTACCAACAAATCCAATCTCGACCAAAATTTGCAATGCAGACAACTGCGCAGCATCATCTCTTCCAACAGGATAATTGCCCAAAATATAGTCATGCTGCAACTGCACAAAGATAGCCATGCATCAGTAAATTCAAaagttagaaattaatttaagttttGGAAAGGAGCACAAAAATCATTTCAAACTATaggataaaaattgaataatactTAAAAACCGGCTCACATACTTGAACATATGATAATTGCACAAACATTGGGTCCGTTACAGCTTCATCCGACTCCCGAAATAGCTTTTTCTTAAATGTTAGTTTGCAATGCAAGATTTCTCCCTTACTCCGATCCTTGGCTGCCTTGAATTCCGCCAACAAATCCCCGATATATTTGTTATCATCTAATCCTATGTACTCCTCTATGCAAGAACAAATGCATTAGATAACCATCCTTTTAAATCTTTGTCCAGAGGagcataaaaaaaatcaataacatCAAAGAAAACTACCATTCCCAGGATCAGGTGACTTGGAACCAGTAACAACTTTGCGGCACTCAAACAGACTGAAGCTAGAATATGCTGACAACTTTATTATACCAGCAAGTTCCTGAAATGGTACGAAATACATTGATATAAAATCCTTTGAAAAGCTCAAAGGAAAACGatactaaaataaaacatatgccAAAGCTTTCAGTTTAGTCCAGAATTCCAATTAGGCCAGCTGAACAGTGGTGGGAACATTGACTCAAGACTTCCACACAATTATAGGAATTTCTAACCAGGTAATGTCTCTCCAACCAATTATAATGGCTTTttgtatttctttattttaaaaatattaaagaaaaaatatcagCGAAAGAATGATTGACCCACCAGTTTGTCAAGATCTAACCAGATAATATGCACATCGTTATATTTATTGTTGCTCTAATACCATCTTCATGACCTAGGACCATGTGGACTACTAGCCTAACAATCAGATAAAGATTTAGGCCTGCTCGTGTGGGCCAACAATCAACCATGGATGTTAAAAATAGCTTAAAAATTTccatatatagaaaaaaaaattatcagatTCTCAATAGTTTGGACTTGGGGTATCCACATGACAAGCTGTCATTGAATTGGAGCTCTAAAATGTTTAGGCAGGCGACTCCTTCCTTTACAGATGCAAGTTACATACAAGAAGCATTCAAAGAGGACCATAATAAGGGTCTGCTATTTCCTTACCAAAAGGGATCCATCATTTAGCCAATGAGTAACAATTTTGTTTGGATTCTTTCAACAATGCACAAAACCGGCTAATTTCTGATATAGTTTCAACTACTTTTACCAATTTCATCATAATTTGTTTTGCTTACTGCAATGAGATTGATGTAACATAACCATCAAGATGCTATTTTTCCTTAGACCATGAAGCAATTATTTTTTGTATCCACTtttctaaaacaaaaataaattggaTTCAAAACCTACCTAGTTCTTCCCTTATTGCTGCCTACTTGGGGTTAGATTGTTTGCATTACTACATTTAACCCAGAAGAACAGAAACATAAAGATATGCAATGCATGATGCAACAAGAATGAAGTTCTGAAGATTTTGAAGTACCTCAACCGCATCAGACACTGTTGTTGCCATGTCATATGTGATTTCTTCAAAAGTTTCATCCAGAAAGAACACTATGGTTGTGAGCTTTCGACCAGTTAGAAGAGCTTCAATTTCCTCTCGACCTGGTATTGTATGCCTGGGACCAGCCTTAACAGAACGCTTCAAAGCATTCAATGTATTTACTGCAAGGACTTGAACCTCGGAATCAGTACTGACACTGTATGCTACATTGTGAACATACTCAGATAAATATCCACCAATATCCTTGCTAGGAGGCATGGAGGACGCACATAAATACATTAGCTCCCATGCTTTAATCAAGTATTGCCTGTAATGTAAAGATCAACAGAGCTAGTTGGCATCAGGAAAGAAATGGACTTAGTCAAAGATCTGATACAAGTCATTATGTGTCCacctttaaaaaaattgaatagacATGCACTTGGGCATTAACCCCAGGGATTAATGCAGGTTGGTATCAGTCTTAAGTTCCAAACTTACCCGGCCCACAAAAGAAAAAAGTGCTAAAGCATACACATATATACCAAATAAAAATACACATGCCTGTCAGGATTATTCCTGGTTTGCTTTGAAATCTGAGCAAAAAGTTCATCTCGAAGCTCTGCACGTTTTAGTGTATGCTTGTACAATCTTCCAACTAGTTCAATCCGTTCATCCAAACTGACTGGGGCTACTCGATCAGATGAATCAACTCCCATGTACTTCAGAATTATTTGAAACAATTTAGTTGCTCGACTTATCAGATCACTATTAATTTTAAGCAATGAAGTTGGTATAGGATCCTGCAAAAAGCTCTAAGTTAGGTTTTCAAGAGTTTGGCATACACAAGAAAACAAATTGTCATGAAAAACAGCATAATGTTTCACCTTTTGGAAACAGAGCATATCCTCAAATGTGAATTTTTCCCGAACTTGAGGGCCTACAGATTTTTTCAGGAAAAACCCACGTTTTCCAGTGGATTGAATCTGTTTCTGCATCATCCTTAAGAATCCCTCGACCTAAAAGGACAATTATATGGAAGTTATGGAAACATAAATGACATGGCCAGAATTACTAGCTATAAGTTCAATAAAAAACCTTagctgttctttttttttttttttaatttcagatgTTACAATAACAGAAAGTCAAGAGACAACTCATCAAGTTACCTGGAATTTATCAATCAAAGGAATAGCACCAGCAAGTTCTGCAGGAATAGCAACTGAAAGTGTGGCTTGTGTGCTGCAAGGTGCAAGCAAAAGCAACAGAAATAGTTAGATGTTAGACAGACTTGCACACGTCCCAAAAAAATCCACCTTGAACTTGCTTTTCATAATTTTGACTAAAATGTAGCATGCAAATAACAgataataagaagaagaagcctAAACAATGGCAATATTAGACTCACGGTGTTGCAAAATTGGAGCCATCACTGTCATATCCATCCCCATTAGAGATAGAAGCAGAAGTGTGCAAAGGAGTGTCTTCGTTTCCAAAGCTGGAACCAAAGGAAGACATACTCGATCTTACACTCTGAGCAACAGATTGCTGCACATCAAATTTAATTTCAGTCAAGTCCactattgaacaaaccaaaacaAAACGGGATATTCCAAATAGAATTATGTTATTCTTCTTTCTGAAATGAAATCCCTGAGCTCCTCAACTATTTCCGATAaacactaataaaaaaattgggtTAAATTAACGACAAATAAAATGAAGAGGATAAAATCGAATACAGATACTGAAATTAAGAGTAATAACAAAACGAGAAAGAGATCTAAACACAGAGAACGCAGACATACAGACATTAGAGTGAAGATGGGGGGAATGGAAGTAAAATTCATAGATCGAGCAGCGGAGGAAGATGAAGAGATAAGAATGAGAAATgcataaaaaaggaaaagagaaggaCCTTTAAGCAGAGGCAGAGACTGAGAGATCTGAAGCGATTAAGAAGAGGGAGGAGGGAGTCTCTTACTCATGACAGAAAGAAAGtgtgaagaaagagaagaatggAGGTAAGATTCACGAGAGTGTTATAAATGGGTGCTTTCGTCTTTGCTCTTTCAAAAACACTTCAAATTTCAAAACACCCTCTTCTCAGACACTAcacttgtaattttatttttatttttatttttatttttattttttattttcctctTGGCTGGCTCTTGCTTCAATATTATCTGATTATAATGTATTTACCTGATTCCCTCTTTTTCTATACAGCAACAAGACAAAAAGAAACCAGATCATTATTTATACAttgtatcttttttttttttcacttattACAGtccttttttttatgattagttACACCAATTTTTTAACAGTTTGGTGGGGACTAAAGTGTGCTACttatttctttcaattttttaatgttaaaaaaaaactgTACATTTAGTGATGTCAACGTGTTAGGCAGCGGATCTgatcaaattttaataaaatatatttaaataattataattaaatttaaaaaataatattaattatgagtttaaattttatttatatttattatttaaaatgtttgtataaataattaagttaatataaaaaatatattttattatattttttatatatatatttaaaaattaaaatttaaatattttttaaaaatattaaatttttaaatgaaaattattaataaaaaattatttttatgtaaattattaattaaaatatataaaattaaacgaatttaaattttatttttaataataataataataataataataattaaatttaaaatattttttaattgaatgtgatacaattttaaatattattcgtataaataaaattcaaattggaATACAAATATTCTACCATTTACATTCCAATACACATTTGCTCTGGTTAAAGAAgtgtctttaaattttaaatttatattgcaCCATTTAGTTTTTCATTCTTATTATATATGTGCATTATGAATTTTATTGGATTTAGTATAATTCCCATCTATCTCTTAATTATCTTTggtttacttttctttttaataaattaagcttatatttttaaagtttatgttCTTAATTTGAGTTCACATAATTTCTTTCAACAAAATAGTTTGAAAAACGAAATTTTACGTTTGAagaattgaaaataataatttatttcaaaatattttttatcaaaaaattatcTAACATTCTCTACTTTATTGGTTGAAAaaactttattatattttattttttaaattaattattaaatactatACTTTTTTACTAATAGTATTAATGACGACTTTATTTCTTCAAATTGGGTAAAAGCAGTTATCACTCACagcattaaataaaaaatcaaccgTAGATAGAAAGCAGCGAAATTTCGATAAATACAAAGCAGATTAGTAGtaatttgaataattccagACCAAAAGACGCAAGAATTAGTCTCAGATCAGATCAGAGCCCAGTGGGATGATATGTGAGGGAATATCCTGGGCCCCACTCCCGTAATCTTTGTCCCTAGTACTTGGACAGTGTGAGTATGCTTTGCTTAGAAAGCAGcccatatttatacaattattatttgttttacaCGTTTGTGCTGCGTGACCATTCATAAAGGCTTGCTGGATCGCCGGCCCCGCCGATGCCGGCTTCTTTCCAAGAAAAAGTCTCTGATCAatcaatgaataataatttcaaGATGGCTTTCACTGCTGCCCACCAAAGCAAACGTGTGATTTCATTTAAGCTTTttcccttcttttcttttttattattggtTCAGATTAGACTTTAAAAATAATCCAAACTAAATTCTCAAAGAAATGGTTCAAAGCTTTTGTTCTTCATAAAAGGCAAAATCACTCACCAtccattttatttctattttatccCTATCAAtatcctatatatatatatatataaaagagccATATCCAGAGACAACCAACATAAACTCCCAGTCTTAAGGAGCTGTAGCATTTAAGACAGACATGGTAAAGTTGGGCAATGCTACCAATGAATTTTAACTACTCAATGGAACCACTTTTAACTTTTTGACACCCATTGCAACTACCGCAAGACAATGAACATAAAACTATTTTGGTTACAAACCCTTTATCATTATTTCCTAACATAAACCACCAAGTTCCATCTTTATCATTGTCCTGAGCTACCATATCAAATCACATCTCTCTGTCATCCAAATCAAATGGGCTCGCAAAATCGAAAGACCGAAGTAGAAAGAATAGGCTACCACGACCATCAAATCCTGCAAACTTAGAATCAGCTTTTCAATATAAAAAGCACAGGTTATATTCTGCAGACTTTGACTACACAAGTGAGCACTTCactcatttctttttcttgctcCAAATGGCATGCAGTTTCTGGCATGATATTTTAAATACAATGCAGATTCCAATCAAATTTCAGAGAACTTATTAGATCATTTGATAAGCCACAGGTCTGCTTGAGATACAACACATACATGAAGAAAGCATAAAGAATGTGCAAATTTAAGAGTAAACAATAATATAATGGAGCTAACAACATTGAAAACAATCCTCTTGTTGTCCCAAGACAATAGGAATAACCATGACCAGaacttaaataaattatagaagTCCTGTGAGAAAACCAAGAAAATTACTTCTTTGCGGGCAACTCATAAGTCATAACTTGCCAAAAGACTGATGTGAAACATCTTAACATAACCAATTAATGGGCAGACTTTGTTCCTGGAAATACACATATTTTCAAAAAGAGAATACAATACGAAGACCCGGCCAAGAACAAATAAAATGCAGATGGGAAGAAATACCTGATTGTAGCTTCCATCCATGAGGACCTTCTGACTATTGCCACAATCAGAGGACTCGTCCCTTTAAAGTTCCAAAACAATGTGTCGTATCATATTGACTCGTTGACCTGAAATCCCAAGAGGATTATCttggaattttatttattggtgTAGCTTGAGTATATATAGCAGACCTTACATAAGCAATCATGCATTTACAGTGTAAAGTTCAAATTGCCAATAAGATTTAAGGACTTAAAGTGACTCTCTGTACTTTGTAGTTATCACTGACATTATCAAATCTATGCTCATGGTGTTTATTGACTTTGGCCACATTTACCAATAAAGTACTCAATGAAAGGAGGtctaaataaattaatcaaattcaaTAAGAGATCGAAATATCATAACCAACCAAACCTCTCCAGAACATCAGCAAAATTGTCTTTATCAG
The Manihot esculenta cultivar AM560-2 chromosome 1, M.esculenta_v8, whole genome shotgun sequence genome window above contains:
- the LOC110611440 gene encoding kinesin-like protein KIN-14E isoform X3, with protein sequence MYLCASSMPPSKDIGGYLSEYVHNVAYSVSTDSEVQVLAVNTLNALKRSVKAGPRHTIPGREEIEALLTGRKLTTIVFFLDETFEEITYDMATTVSDAVEELAGIIKLSAYSSFSLFECRKVVTGSKSPDPGNEEYIGLDDNKYIGDLLAEFKAAKDRSKGEILHCKLTFKKKLFRESDEAVTDPMFVQLSYVQLQHDYILGNYPVGRDDAAQLSALQILVEIGFVGSPESCTDWTSLLERFLPRQIAITRGKREWELDILSRYRSMEHLSKDDARQQFLRILRTLPYGNSVFFSVRKIDDPIGLLPGRIILGINKRGVHFFRPVPKEYLHSAELRDIMQFGSSNTAVFFKMRVAGVLHIFQFETKQGEEICVALQTHINDVMLRRYSKARSAASGIVNGDLSNSFKPPLNVEVYEKRVQELSKSIEESQRNTDRLSEELHEKQMQEVKLQEELEGLKDTLRFEKQKLAEVSSDRDRLRSICAEKDTALEAALLEKRNMEMRLATLGNLAAENNAKKDLVGTNNQVPHKLQDELKLRNEELHITKENMKRLADEKVSLEQKISRLEKKKAEEMEFLEQNLEQERKMLKQRVIELEKKLEGVTRELAAAESTLAIREADLATLQNNMKELEELREMKEDIDRKNEQTAAILKMQGAQLAELEVLYKEEQVLRKRYYNTIEDMKGKIRVFCRLRPLSEKEIVEKERGIITSTDEFTVEHQWKDDKAKQHVYDRVFDGNATQDDVFEDTRYLVQSAVDGYNVCIFAYGQTGSGKTFTIYGAENNPGLTPRATAELFKILRRDSKKFSFSLKAYMVELYQDTLVDLLLPKNVKPLKLDIKKDSKGMVSIDNVTIISISTLEELQGIIQRGSERRHTSGTQMNEESSRSHLILSIVIESTNLQTQSVAKGKLSFVDLAGSERVKKSGSSGSQLKEAQSINKSLSALGDVISALSSGGQHIPYRNHKLTMLMSDSLGGNAKTLMFVNVSPAESNLDETYNSLMYASRVRSIVNDPSKNVSSKEIARLKKLIAYWKEQAGRRGDDEEYEEIQEERLMKDRTDGRHSM